The DNA region TGATGGTCAGTACCGCCAACAGCAGTCCGGCAAACACCGATGGAACAAGAATCAGAAGTTGTCCGGAGGTGACGTCACCCAAAGCCCCCATCGTCCAAATGACAAAGGCTTTCAGCGATTCCTCTTTGCTGAGGTACTGCAATATCTGCACGACAGCACCTACGCCCGATGAGAACATCATGCCCAGAATCAGGATTACCATGATGTCTTTTATTCGCTGTCCGACGGCAGTTATCACGAGCAACACGACAGCCGCACCCACCCACGCTGCTCCGGCAATGCCTATTGATGAACCGATCCCGGCAAGTACCACAAGTGCCACACCGAGACTTGCACCGGAACTGATGCCAAGGACATAGGGACCGGCAAGAGGATTACGGAAGAGGGTCTGCATCTGAAGACCGCTGACCGATAAGGCAGCCCCGGCCAACAGTGCCACTATAGCTTTTATGAGGCGTATGTTGAGTACGATTTTTTCCGTGGCACGGGAACAATTTCCCCCGGTCAGTGCTGCCCATACATCGCGGATCGGAATGTTGACAGCTCCCACGGCCAAGTCCAGTAAAAAAAGAC from Bacteroides sp. MSB163 includes:
- a CDS encoding FecCD family ABC transporter permease, coding for MRSRSTILFSILITLTVGLFLLDLAVGAVNIPIRDVWAALTGGNCSRATEKIVLNIRLIKAIVALLAGAALSVSGLQMQTLFRNPLAGPYVLGISSGASLGVALVVLAGIGSSIGIAGAAWVGAAVVLLVITAVGQRIKDIMVILILGMMFSSGVGAVVQILQYLSKEESLKAFVIWTMGALGDVTSGQLLILVPSVFAGLLLAVLTIKPLNLLLFGEEYAVTMGLNIRRSRSLLFLSTTLLAGTITAFCGPIGFIGLAMPHVTRMLFQNSDHHVLLPGTILSGASILLLCDIISKIFTLPINAITALLGIPIVVWVVLRNKSITA